In one Silene latifolia isolate original U9 population chromosome 10, ASM4854445v1, whole genome shotgun sequence genomic region, the following are encoded:
- the LOC141608038 gene encoding uncharacterized protein LOC141608038, producing the protein MTTHLRTFSTFSKTSGLNMSKGKSNDYFNGVPAGLKNEILQISGMVEGSLPFRYLGVPIKTTRLIAQDYKPIINKVEDIIKGLGARKLSFAGRLVLVKDVLKTPHNYRAIMFILPSGVIVRIEVICRNFLWDVGVDLIGSHLVSWEKACKPREKGGLDLKNNVEWNRAAVGKLVWWIATKPDHLWVIWVNDTYIKGMPWLTYESSTNSSGSNTEQIEHLFFNCLYSRKVIIRVGERLGISLPWHDLLTWGLGIMGSKTKKGIVNATINACIYHLWKQRNQSRHELTLLRPDKVALQIIEKMHSRVNLKVSRPVKDNDRIFLHWTTGY; encoded by the exons ATGACGACTCATCTTAGAACTTTCTCTACATTCTCCAAGACTTCAGGTCTAAACATGAGCAAGGGGAAGTCTAATGACTATTTCAATGGGGTTCCAGCAGGccttaaaaatgagattttgcAAATCTCTGGGATGGTGGAAGGCAGCCTGCCTTTCAGATATCTAGGGGTCCCCATAAAAACTACCAGACTGATTGCACAAGATTACAAGCCTATTATAAACAAAGTGGAAGATATAATCAAGGGTTTGGGAGCTAGGAAATTGTCCTTTGCTGGTAGATTGGTCCTAGTGAAGGATGTACTCAAAACTCCTCATAACTACCGGGCTATAATGTTCATTTTACCAAGTGGAGTTATAGTAAGAATTGAGGTAATCTGTAGGAACTTCTTATGGGATGTAGGAGTTGATTTAATTGGATCCCATCTAGTGTCATGGGAGAAAGCCTGCAAGCCTAGAGAGAAAGGGGGTTTGGATCTTAAAAATAATGTGGAATGGAACAGGGCTGCAGTGGGAAAGCTAGTCTGGTGGATTGCTACTAAACCTGATCATTTATGGGTCATATGGGTTAACGATACTTACATAAAAGGGATGCCTTGGCTGACCTATGAATCCTCAACCAATTCTAGCGG GAGCAATACGGAACAAATTGAGCATCTGTTTTTCAATTGTCTGTATAGTCGAAAGGTTATCATCAGAGTAGGGGAACGGCTTGGGATCTCACTACCGTGGCACGACCTGCTCACCTGGGGATTGGGAATCATGGGTTCTAAAACCAAGAAGGGAATCGTGAATGCTACCATAAATGCTTGCATCTACCATCTATGGAAGCAAAGAAATCAGAGTAGACACGAGCTCACTCTTCTACGACCAGACAAAGTAGCACTCCAAATCATCGAGAAGATGCATAGCAGGGTGAATCTCAAGGTCTCAAGACCAGTAAAGGACAATGATCGAATCTTCTTACATTGGACTACTGGTTATTGA
- the LOC141608039 gene encoding protein FAR1-RELATED SEQUENCE 5-like: MKKLREKVIYQLFQDEDFNRRLNRCVWNNYLDPEEFEEQWGQIMIDYNLVEHEWFSYLYDIREQWIPAYFKDIFMSGLIRVTSRSESENSFFDRFLSSQMTLVEFWMCFESATEAQKHKQSKLNSDNKHSQIPLKTKLNLEVHASEINTHTIFKDFQTELVAALFQCDLKDVENIDDAKVFILTDSELPKKTWNIVYSPDNNDVTCSCSMF; encoded by the coding sequence ATGAAGAAGCTAAGGGAAAAAGTCATTTATCAACTGTTCCAAGATGAGGATTTTAATAGGAGACTTAAtaggtgtgtttggaacaacTACCTGGATCCTGAGGAATTCGAAGAACAGTGGGGCCAAATAATGATTGATTATAACCTTGTGGAACACGAGTGGTTTTCATATTTGTACGATATTAGGGAACAGTGGATCCCTGCCTATTTCAAAGACATTTTCATGTCTGGATTGATCAGAGTTACCTCAAGATCTGAAAGTGAAAACAGTTTCTTCGATAGGTTCCTCTCAAGTCAGATGACACTCGTTGAGTTTTGGATGTGCTTTGAGAGTGCGACGGAAGCACAAAAACACAAGCAGTCCAAGTTGAACAGTGACAACAAACACTCTCAAATTCCACTGAAAACAAAGTTAAACCTCGAAGTTCATGCTTCTGAAATAAACACACATACCATTTTCAAAGACTTTCAAACAGAATTAGTTGCAGCTCTATTTCAGTGCGACTTGAAAGACGTGGAAAATATTGATGACGCGAAAGTTTTTATCTTAACGGACTCAGAGTTGCCGAAAAAGACATGGAACATAGTGTATTCGCCGGATAACAACGATGTTACTTGTTCCTGCTCTATGTTTTAG